In Candidatus Contubernalis alkalaceticus, the genomic window CACCACGTTGGCCGCCTTTTCATTTCCTGACTCCCGGGCCAGCTGAAGGGCATTTAGGGAAAAGGTTTCCGGTACATTTTCCTTCAACCGTTCCAGAATCCCTAAAGGATAACTTTTAAGTCCTAGAATCACCGGAACGGGGGAGATTTTTTGAGAATTCACAATCACCTTACCCCCCTGCCTCAGGTAAGGCAGCCACCGCCAGGCTTCCAACTGCTCCGTAGCTAAAATAATATCCGCGCTCCCCACCTCAATGAGGGGGGAATGTATTGTATCCCCCATGCGCAGGTGAGTCACCACACTGCCCCCCCGCTGGGCCATCCCGTGTATCTCCGACAGCTTCACTGTTAAACCGCTGCACTGGGCCGCATAAGCTATAATCCGGCTGGCCAGGATAGTCCCCTGACCGCCAACTCCCGCCAGCAGTAGATTAATGGTATTATTCACCGGCTTCACCTGCTTTCTCAATGGCGTCAAAGTCGCAGACCTGGATGCACAGTCCGCACCCGGTACACTGTTCCTGCGTCACTCGTACTTCCTCCGATTGAGTGTCGTTCACCATGGCCGGGCATCCTAAATCAACACAGTTGGTGCAGTAGACACATTCCTCATTCACCTGAGCAGGAGCATCCTTTTCTTTTACCGTCAAAGCACAAGGGCTTCTAAAGATGATTACCGAAGACTCCTGAACACCAATTTCCTGAGAAACTACCCTTTCTACTTCCTCCAGGTTCAAGGGATCCGCCAACACCACCCGGTCAATACCTAAAGCCTTAACAATACCCTCCAGATCTGCAGGCTCTCCCGGTTCCTTCTTCAGAGTTCGCCCGGTCCCCGGATGGTCCTGATGCCCTGTCATGGCCGTAGTACGGTTATCCAGTATAATTAGGGTGGAGGACCCCAAGTTGTATACAACATCTAATGTCCCCGTAAGACCCGAATGGAAAAAGGTTGAGTCGCCAATTACAGCCACTACCCTCCCCTTTAGGGTGGGATCAGCTTTCTCCATCCCCAATGCTGTCCCTATGCTGGCTCCCATACAAATACAGCTGTCCATGGAATCCAAGGGAGGCAGACATCCCAGGGTATAACAGCCAATATCCCCAGTTACAATTAAGTCAAGCTTTTTCAATATATAGAATACTCCCCGGTGAGGACATCCGGCACACATCACCGGAGGCCGCATGGGAATTTCCTCAAGGCTATAATCTTTAAGCGTTAGAGGGGCAGGCTTTTCTTTTCCGCCAATCCTCTCTAAAATCATGGAAGCGTTGATTTCCCCAGTGAGAGGGAAGATTTCTTTCCCCACTGCCTCCAGGCCCAAAACCTTCACTTCTTCTTCCAGAAATGGTTCCAGTTCTTCTACTACATAAAGCTTCTTCACTCCGGCAGCAAATTCCCGAACCAGTTTTTCCGGAAAAGGATAGGGCATCCCCAATTTCAGGCAGGAGGCATCGGGAAGTGCTTCCTTAACATACTGATAACATATGCCTGAGGTAATCACCCCAATCTCTCTATCTCCCCATTCAATCCGGTTTAAATTACTTTCCTGGCTGAATTGTTTAAGCTCCACCAGTTTTTCCTCTAACAGCTGATGCCGCACCCGGGCATAAGCGGGAATCATCACATATTTTTGAGAAGCCTTATGATAGGGTTTCAGCCCTTCTTCTACCCGTTCCCCCAGGGTTACTTCACTCATGGAGTGGGCAATCCGGGTGGTGGTC contains:
- a CDS encoding indolepyruvate oxidoreductase subunit beta, whose product is MNNTINLLLAGVGGQGTILASRIIAYAAQCSGLTVKLSEIHGMAQRGGSVVTHLRMGDTIHSPLIEVGSADIILATEQLEAWRWLPYLRQGGKVIVNSQKISPVPVILGLKSYPLGILERLKENVPETFSLNALQLARESGNEKAANVVLLGLLASHMNFDRGCWQEALKAVLPAKILEANEKAFQRGYDFK
- the iorA gene encoding indolepyruvate ferredoxin oxidoreductase subunit alpha, whose protein sequence is MKKAILTGNEAIARGAYEHGVKVAAAYPGTPSTEILENITKYEDIYAQWSCNEKVALEVGIGSSLAGARTLVAMKHVGVNVAADPLMTFAYTGVNGGMVLISADDPGMHSSQNEQDNRLFARFAKVPLLEPSDSQEAKDFVGAALNLSEQFDVPVMLRTTTRIAHSMSEVTLGERVEEGLKPYHKASQKYVMIPAYARVRHQLLEEKLVELKQFSQESNLNRIEWGDREIGVITSGICYQYVKEALPDASCLKLGMPYPFPEKLVREFAAGVKKLYVVEELEPFLEEEVKVLGLEAVGKEIFPLTGEINASMILERIGGKEKPAPLTLKDYSLEEIPMRPPVMCAGCPHRGVFYILKKLDLIVTGDIGCYTLGCLPPLDSMDSCICMGASIGTALGMEKADPTLKGRVVAVIGDSTFFHSGLTGTLDVVYNLGSSTLIILDNRTTAMTGHQDHPGTGRTLKKEPGEPADLEGIVKALGIDRVVLADPLNLEEVERVVSQEIGVQESSVIIFRSPCALTVKEKDAPAQVNEECVYCTNCVDLGCPAMVNDTQSEEVRVTQEQCTGCGLCIQVCDFDAIEKAGEAGE